In Candidatus Angelobacter sp., a single genomic region encodes these proteins:
- the purS gene encoding phosphoribosylformylglycinamidine synthase subunit PurS encodes MKAKIIITPKKAVVDPQGKAVQSALEHMGYNGINAVHVGKFLEIELDGADKETVRRQLDEACHRFLSNPVIEDYKLELE; translated from the coding sequence ATGAAAGCCAAAATCATCATCACCCCCAAAAAGGCCGTCGTTGATCCCCAGGGCAAAGCAGTCCAAAGCGCCCTTGAACACATGGGATACAATGGCATCAACGCCGTGCACGTGGGCAAATTCCTCGAAATCGAACTGGATGGCGCCGACAAAGAAACCGTGCGCCGCCAGCTCGACGAAGCGTGTCACAGGTTTCTGAGCAACCCGGTGATTGAGGACTACAAGCTCGAGCTTGAATGA